The following coding sequences are from one Saprospiraceae bacterium window:
- a CDS encoding cytochrome C peroxidase, producing MDSVRQYLVIFSILFTIASSCNQEPSDQKGETDLTNIAYSPSEYKIDYPSDFPKPATIPDNPLSAEGVQLGRHLFYDPILSSDSSLSCASCHNPRTAFTDNVAFSKGVTGELGSRSSMSVLNAVYASKGYFWDGRAPTLEDQALQPVENPVELHEQWPNVEEKLRRHPLYPAMFRKAFGIQSRKEISKELAAKAISQFERILVTGQNSIFFKQKRGEIFFSDDEQTGHDMFFDLDPLLQDAECNHCHAVPFFTANDFFNNGLDSAASYSEFKDPGRGKITGVSADTGKFKAPTLFNIALTAPYMKDGRFKTLEEVVEHYNSGGHGSPNKNPLIYPLRLSNKQKKQLISFLKTLTDTTYLQNPDIFSPF from the coding sequence ATGGATTCGGTTAGGCAGTATTTAGTCATATTCTCAATCCTATTCACAATAGCTTCTTCTTGTAATCAGGAGCCTTCTGATCAAAAGGGAGAAACGGACCTGACGAATATTGCATATTCTCCATCTGAATATAAGATAGATTACCCTTCGGACTTTCCAAAACCGGCCACCATTCCTGACAATCCACTGAGTGCTGAGGGCGTACAATTAGGCAGGCATTTGTTTTATGATCCGATTCTGTCATCAGATAGTTCATTGTCTTGCGCTAGTTGCCACAATCCACGAACGGCCTTTACTGACAATGTAGCATTCAGCAAAGGTGTCACGGGAGAGTTGGGTTCAAGGAGTTCCATGAGTGTGCTGAATGCAGTATATGCATCGAAAGGATACTTTTGGGATGGTCGGGCACCTACTCTGGAAGATCAAGCGCTACAACCTGTTGAAAATCCTGTAGAATTGCACGAACAATGGCCAAATGTTGAAGAAAAGTTGAGGAGACATCCTTTGTATCCTGCTATGTTTCGAAAAGCTTTTGGCATCCAATCCAGGAAAGAAATCTCAAAAGAACTAGCAGCCAAAGCCATATCACAATTTGAAAGAATTTTGGTCACCGGACAAAACAGCATTTTTTTCAAACAGAAGCGAGGGGAGATATTTTTCTCTGATGATGAGCAAACCGGGCACGATATGTTTTTTGATTTGGATCCGCTATTGCAAGATGCTGAATGTAACCATTGTCATGCAGTTCCTTTTTTTACTGCCAATGACTTTTTCAACAACGGATTGGACTCTGCAGCGAGTTACAGTGAATTCAAAGACCCTGGAAGAGGTAAAATTACAGGGGTGAGTGCTGATACCGGCAAGTTTAAAGCACCAACTCTGTTTAATATCGCCTTGACTGCTCCATATATGAAAGATGGAAGGTTTAAAACTTTAGAAGAGGTGGTGGAACACTATAATTCTGGTGGTCATGGCAGCCCCAACAAAAATCCTTTGATCTATCCTTTGCGTCTGAGTAATAAACAAAAAAAGCAGTTGATCAGCTTTTTGAAGACCCTCACAGACACCACTTACCTTCAAAATCCGGACATTTTCAGCCCTTTCTAG